Part of the Trichoplusia ni isolate ovarian cell line Hi5 chromosome 16, tn1, whole genome shotgun sequence genome, ATGCACAAAGTCTATACCAAACCGATCCAGTAGCAGATCTATAATTTAGTTTCAAGAATTCAACTAAGCAGACATACATAGACACTAAGCACAagttaaaaattcaaaacaaattcagCAGTTGCGTACCATAATTAAATGCACCAAAACGCCTTTTTAGCTATTCGAGCACGAACTGATAACTGACTATTCACTCGCCATCGGGGTTCAGGCGTTTTCGAAAAGATTAAAActactttaacatttttttcactaTGCTTAGGGTTGGGCAAATTTTCCTTAAGTGAGGTGTTTTGCATCTGCAGGGTGATAGCTGTAAAAtgaattgtttgaaattaaatatattttagtattttttttcttcgaatTACTTGGTACATTGTACACAATATGTCTGTGTGTAAGGATCACACAGCTGCATGTCTAACGGTCTTATAAACCTCTGTACATACCTGCCACAACCACAAGGTAGGTAATAATACTAATAGTCCGTTATGCCAGTTAAACCAACTGTCTAACAGCTAACAAACCGTCAGGCCTGAGATCATGGTAGATAGTAGGGTTGTGAGGGTCCATTTATTAGGCTCTTTacctcaaaaataacaatttggtACCTTATAGTTCTACTAAAATACGAGTACATTAGTTAAATCAAAATATCAAGTAGGGTTcgttacaattaatattttgcaaatatacaACTGTTGCTATTCACAATTTGCTATAGAATAGAGTAAACGCCTTATATTTCACGAGCACAAAACCTAGAGTTTGTCACTCAGTCGCAAAAACGACGCAGACGTTTTAAACCAGgcagagtcgcgcagagcatgcgcGAACAATCGCGTGGCTCTAACTCACGCTGTTGAAAAGGTCCGGAGTGTTTTTAGTCGGCgagagtccgacatatccccacgcccgCACCGAGCCCTCAGCGTTGATTAAAATCATTAGCGTTTTACCCCGAATAAAAAAGCGCTTTTAGAGGATCGAGATTGACGCCTTCCAAACTGTCCTGTTGAAGACGTCTCGTGAGAAAAAGCATAGATATATACTTGACTAGCTTGAATAGCTAgtcaaatattatgtaagtgcCATTCGATCGACTCTAATAATAATCAAGAAGCACggcaaaatatttaagtatacttTGCTTTTTGGGAGAGCAAAGAACTAAATGCACTATTTGCTCAAAAACAAACATAGTTATTTGGGGCTTTCCTCTTCCCTGCCGTTAGTGTTCACGTTAAAGTACGATTTAACCCCGTGATTATCTGGCTACCTTCGCGAGACCGTATCATGTCAATCTAGCTTAGCTGCTGCTGCTGGGTTatgattaattacttattatatattgttCACTTTTGCTTTGAAGGTAACCTTCTCAATCAGCACAACGTTATTATGCATTTCTGGTACGTACAGTTAATACTTGTTGAACTTGGTTGTTCGACAGACTTGAGTCTTATATAGCAGATACATTTGGAAAGCGAATCAGAGCTAATCCAATGGGTGTccataatttacataaacgaaAAATACTGCTTAGCACCCCAGctgataattatgttttatgtgatTCTAGGGCTGGTCTTATAACATTTATacctttgtaaatatttattgattggaTGATTAAATTATATACCTGCAATAATTGCAGGTATATAATTTAATGATCAGCTAACTTGTAAATCAATGTAAACAACTTAATCGCCCTTATCAGCTGAATTGCGATTAGCTGTTACTaatgtgtataaaataaaattgcttgttATCTCGGatcacttaggaagcggtgccTGGTGAGCGAATAATGATGCTGCCCAGTGTAATGTTGACGTGCAAAAAGCTACTGAATAGTtataaatgagttttgatttgattttggaGGAGCAGTCCACTTCTGACAGAATCAAGTTctgtttcaattaaattaagatCACGTTTGTATTTTGGACCCGACaatattgcttttttgtttaacaGGTTTGATAGTTTCGTATCGGGAAACGAATCGAGTTCAAAATCATAACCAAAGCAGTTTCGTGTGTATGCCAATCTTGTTCTTtccaataagaaataaatattgataaactgATTAATCACTACTTATGTGGTATAATTCGTACAATTCTTTAATCGTAATGATAAGCTGAATCGAGATTGGGTTCTActaatcttttaaaaataatattttgcataattgacagccacaataaaacattttttattcacagcATAGAGAATTGAACCATAAGGATCATTAGGACACTCTtaatcttgttttgtttttagaatttaGTCAATCTTTAAGATCTCTTtgttaatcatttgttttcacACATACCTATCGGTCGTGATTTTTTCTCAATCAAAATCTCCAATTTTTATCTCTATAGAAAGTAACCTTCACGGAATAATTTGGCTGGAGAATAGACGATAAAAAACGagcataatatatgtataattgtcaatctttaaaatatttaattattaacatttaaggaaaattgaaatcgtaaaagtattataattgcTCTAAGATAAGAAACGATttcatttaatgaaaattagGAGAAACCAATCGCAAAACAGCTGATTAGATAGATTGAGGTGTTTCCAAGATAGTCACAAGAAgtcagattaaataaaaaatatttctgatcTGGCAACAGAGGCAAGACCAGGTGTTAAACCAAAAAACCTCTCAGAcccaaaacttatttattcGAAATAAGCTGGAGAATGTCACTTTTCGACACGCAGTGATGATAATGTTATCGACCCTATAAGTTTAATCGAGTGTGTTTTGATTGCTAGCAAAAAGTAAGctgtgataaaattttaatcattgCTAATTCAAAACAGTAAAAGATTCGATAAAAAAAACCCAACAATAATGCATTTTTGATAAGAAACATTAGATTGTAAAATTctaaagtacaaataaaaaagtgtaaattCTTATAAGAATTGACAACAAGTACctgttcaattataataatcattaaaaactcactcataatataaaatgatgaaTTAGGATTGAAGAATTGAAGGAGAAGCTTGTGGCTAAattataactgcataagtgaatcgatcacaggttaagctacgacgaccatctttgtcacaacACATGTCATagcacgttaaattttgggtcccggctgttattcattgacagtcgtaacaggcagtcaaaagcttgaaagtctgacaaccagtctaaccaaggggtatcgtgcccaggtaactggtacTTGGCCCAGGTACTGCTGAATCTGGTTAGGCtggcagccgaccccaacatagttgggaaaagggtaggCTGATGATGTATTAGCTCTAGAGATTCTAAAATGACCGGCAAATGAGAACCACTTACGTTATTGAATCGCTCCAACGAACTAAATTGATAAGATGCAGACAtgccatttttttatgttaagttaCTTGCCTTCGTTTCTTAAGTTGTTGTGTTGAAATAGTGATGAATAGACATGTTCAGGTATTTGCTGAAATAGATTTCTAGTCATATTTTAAGATTCAAACAATTATTTCCTGTATTTTATTAACCTGGGCtaggtaattttaataaactaactgaatgaacattcaaaatttatcaCCAAATTGCCTAAATAGCTCTTTAATATTTGGTTAGGTATGaataccacaaaaataaaataaataaaccgtttatttgtttcattttccatAGTCTATTTCATTCCATAGtagatttattacatttagGCGTTGCTTTGGATCCAAGAAGTAAAGCTGGACACACGGGCGTTGACACCTGGGTAACGAGCCTGAGCACATCCCCAACCGAAAGAGCAAACACCAACAACGACACCGTTGTGGTAGAGAGGACCACCGGAGTCTCCCTGGCACTGGTCGCGACCGCCGACGTCGAGCCAGCCGGAGCACAACATGTTATTGGTGATGGACATGCCGACTTCAGCGTAACGCTGAGCGCAAGTGTTCTGGGCGATAGTCCAGATCTGTACGTGACGGAGTTGCTCAGAAGAAGGACCACCAGACTGAAGCAAATCAAAAATACAACTGAATTACACACAAAAAACAAAGCGCGATCAAAGTACTGATATTCCCTTTGATTACGAactaattaattcataataataataatgttaggTGACACGCATTTAGTGCACTTACAGAAGTTGTTCCCCATCCAGCAGCCCAGACGACCTGGTTGTTAGCGAGGTTGTAGTTGGAGCCGGCAATGGGAGCAGCTTTCACGTTGTTGTTGAACGAGATCGTGGAGGCAATTCTGATGATGGAGATGTCGTTGTTGAAAGTGCTTGGGGTGTAGTTGGGGTGGTTGATAATTTGTTGAGTGTTGTGAACAACGCCTCCGCTGTTAGCGAAGGTAGAACCAACGCGGACCTTCCATTGAGCAGCAGAGTCACCTCTGGAATAAAGAAAGAGCATtacatttatactttattattaaacactCAAAACGTAAAGTGAGATAAACGTGCAAATGCTGTTTAAGAAGTAAACGTACGCGGTGCAGTGGGCAGCAGTGAGGATAGACTTATTGTTGAGGATGGTGCCGCCGCAAGCCTGGCTGTGGGTACCCCATGAGGTCCAAGAAAAGAGGAGAGAAGCTATCGTAGGGTACTGATTGATAGTGGTCAGCGATCCACCAACAATCCTCTGCGGATTTTCAGGGGCGgctgaaacaataaatacattatgtattatgttataaaataatcctGAATACATTTAATTAGAAAACCCGAAAACATTAAGAATTACTAATTACtatcaaataaatgaaaaagctattaaaataaaatgcacaaATTCAAGTAAGAGCAAGCTCTACTAAAAAGTGGAACTACCCTGAGGAACTGTATCGTTtctaatgtttaattaatacttattactataatattaaagttagcaAACATACCTGCCGCAACCGCTAAGAAAAGAGCCAATAAAGCAACAACACGCATTTTAATTCTGAACCACAACTGTgaagttatgaataaaaatgttgactaTTTATATGGACCACAAGTTGGGAACATACGTTTATTTTCATCACAATCAAGCGATAATCTTTATGATtagttaagaataattaatCTCCGTGACTGTTAAGAGATCTGAACAATGTTTTATCAATCATTACAAATGTGTCGTTTGCGTGGTATGGACCTAAaagtgtacaaaaataatagcaCATACTGTATGTATGCGATATGTAGTAACCATTTTAGAGCTAAAAACCTGTCAAACGTTTTCAGGAATAGTTTGTGGATTGTTCTTTCAGTATAAAAGTACTCTGCTTCAAAAGAGTCGATAAAGTCATGTTGCCTACAGGATTAGTGCCAAATACCCAGGATCATATTCTTTCTGATGGGAATTCAACTAATGTTTCTTctattttgggttgagtggaagggagtgtcaaACTTCTACTGAGTAAAACCCActcatgttccttcctttgccctttgtgtaccggggcTACGGTAACCCGTTCGGACAGGCGTCAGCATTAATGAGCTCCTCAGTGCTTGTCGACTTCTCTCTAAGGTGCACGTGGATCACGATCGCTCCGTCTGGCTCGGATCTGGACCTGAGTTATGAGCAGCTCTCCGCCTGCAGGCCGCTTAAACCTAAAGCATCTTCGTGCTGGTTCatattcatttcattattttcttgtcATCGATCTTATCATCTTATGGGATGTCTTGCAAatttttattaagcttttttaTTAGGAAGCGGTCGAGACATCTGCAAACTGAAATTCATCTGCTTTGAACATAAGGTTTTCTAAGTAATATGTGAATTCGTGAAAAATATAACAGACATAACGGCTGATCTAAGTGCAAAGGATTTGTACCATATCTCAATTATATCAGACTATACATCGCAGGTTACAGTGATaagtaaaaagttaattaaataaaatttttggtACACCGTTGCAAATGAAATGTGAAAAGCACCACGTTTCGTCTGCAATGGGGAAAATTTACGGCTTTTTTGCGGTTTTCAGTTAAACtgtgaatctatactaatactacaAATCTGCAGAGTTGGcttttttatttgcaagaacGCATAGATTTAAAGAACAACTGGACAGATTTTTGTATCCAGTTATAGCTATCCTGCTTATTAAGAAATTCTATGGGCTATATTTCATCAGGCTTCCTTCAATTAGAGCAGAAAAGTATAAGAAATGTTACACTTTTGTAATAGTCGTGTACAAGTATGACGTAATTGTTCTCTAAGgcatttaaattagaattacaGGTATTTAATTTTGGACCAAGTGGTCATTCACGTCATTTGATTTTAGGGAATATCTCCTAATTATTTCGTGTGTAATTATGTCGTAGTTGCGGTCAACAGCTTTAATTATATAAACGAAACCGTCTGATTTGCACCACACAAAACGTTTCAATTACTTCTCAAAGGGAATCTAAAATCGTCGCCTAGCATTAAATTTAACggaataacagttaaaaaaagaaataacgttTGTTATCTCGGTCTTGTTTTAGAGagaaactttacatttattgagCACATAAAATCCATCGgagataaagcaaaaaataacttttatgccTTGACAAGGATTTCCACGTCAACTTGGGGACTTTCATTCAACACCTTGAAGATCATCTACGGAGCAACATACCTGGGATGTATTTGTTACGGGTCGCCGGTTTGGGCCGATAGGGCCACAATAGGCGCTGCAAGACGTAAACTACTTCAAAGTCAACGGTTGGCGTTGATATTCTTGTGTAAGGCCTATCGGACTGTAAGAAATGAAGCCCTGCACGTCTTAGCAGGTGTTTTACCGGTTGATCTCGAAACACAACGTCGCTGAAAAACTGGTCCCATCCCCTAGTTTAAGGGGATGAAAGTtacaagttttataatttttttgttgtttgtgtgcTAATACTAgcttacatacaaaatttcagctTTCTAGGACATTAGGAAATACCCTAAGAATTTTGATGATCATCAGTGAGTCAGTGACGAATTCAGcgtttttaagatataaataaaatctgaagtATAAAagctaatgtaattaaaacttgataTGTTCAATAAGTCTGCTATTGATAATATATCACGAAAATTTTGTTGATCTAGCATAATCCAAACCCAAGTTATGAGGGTTCAAAAAAACGACGAAGCGCTTCGAGAAAAGGTAGGTAGTGCCCGTGCGCTTCGCTGGGCTCGTCTTGGCGGGTCTTGGCGGGGGCACTACCGTGCCCCCAGATAGTGGAATTGTATGTTGACAATATTactatttcatttcatttatgtTTGTAAGCACGTCACGTAAGAATTTTTGCTAGTTTAATTTGATAGCCtatatctgagggcacggcagtgcccctgccaagtctcgagcaaaacgggcacggccgtaccatcttttctcgaagcgattcgcggctgtttcgccccccctgtatcttcgacgtggacaaagctaggagtttagcttttcggggaataatagtaggcattagaacaagcttaagttcgaaattacatgccaattgaattaatggtttaggagttacggtcgatcaaagttacaccattttgtcactcactgactcactgactcactgactcactgactcactgacagatcatcaaaaatctaaggtacttctagcagacttagaaacttcaaattttgcaccaagataggtccttagccacatataaaggaaaaattataaaaacattgaaaaataatatgccatagaaaacaattttatatttgcggtttggcaagaacattatgtatggattttgactgcattgttaactttgttcgttgtttaagtacctattcaattggatgaat contains:
- the LOC113501946 gene encoding trypsin, alkaline C-like isoform X2 — protein: MRVVALLALFLAVAAAAPENPQRIVGGSLTTINQYPTIASLLFSWTSWGTHSQACGGTILNNKSILTAAHCTAGDSAAQWKVRVGSTFANSGGVVHNTQQIINHPNYTPSTFNNDISIIRIASTISFNNNVKAAPIAGSNYNLANNQVVWAAGWGTTSSGGPSSEQLRHVQIWTIAQNTCAQRYAEVGMSITNNMLCSGWLDVGGRDQCQGDSGGPLYHNGVVVGVCSFGWGCAQARYPGVNARVSSFTSWIQSNA
- the LOC113501946 gene encoding trypsin, alkaline C-like isoform X1 gives rise to the protein MYSGLFYNIIHNVFIVSAAPENPQRIVGGSLTTINQYPTIASLLFSWTSWGTHSQACGGTILNNKSILTAAHCTAGDSAAQWKVRVGSTFANSGGVVHNTQQIINHPNYTPSTFNNDISIIRIASTISFNNNVKAAPIAGSNYNLANNQVVWAAGWGTTSSGGPSSEQLRHVQIWTIAQNTCAQRYAEVGMSITNNMLCSGWLDVGGRDQCQGDSGGPLYHNGVVVGVCSFGWGCAQARYPGVNARVSSFTSWIQSNA